The proteins below are encoded in one region of Leishmania mexicana MHOM/GT/2001/U1103 complete genome, chromosome 27:
- a CDS encoding protein kinase-like protein produces MQVNSLLERMRKVRQEKAAAAAAAAAAPPAVTNAITTVSAANAASRDAPVSSVADADTAGSGGGVVSSSLLTGVTVPAPPPVFASPSSARLEYRDNAKDPLCVSFTCDMVVPVLNTLLSDHQRGSPSTVAAAAAAASESLNGAVVPMMKEAVDSIDTTGGDARDVNTSSSASAKIPGAGRDSSGRESHPIVVAKAVVRLREVLAAQGPPPMPQKTTVESASSSTTGTATAAGASVSSLHPSSASLFDDAAYNTACAMARVDVSGAVRPICRDVNYYTRVGRISQGVYGVVFRAVTTADYERQHRQQSRHRVTRQGSAASSAAPPRAHVRTYALKHIKKMWLEDSQVGLPPYLMREIDLLLRLQHPNIMGALELVLLDPTPVPRRLESPPKSCSSSSSSSESPPSSSSSESPSTEQHTEEAVVCDRALRRLRSTAEDTTGQSLAKKEKIDNAEEPLPQREEARPATQAQTTSEKGTAQDAAVTRPLAAVGAASKAKDVFLVMDYCPYDLGSYMRRYATVAELHGDGGDCKSSYASAQVPYFHITPRNAHPQAAVSYVARAKSIVYQILRAVAFLHDSRILHRDLKTSNVLLGEDGYVKVCDFGLGRLYREGQALTPTVVTLMYRAPELHFGVVDYSHKMDIWSVGCIFAELFLRRPLFHASTDSHHLLAVCEVLGIPTEESFPGLYHLPQTKTMMQSLPRWNRTSRLASLFQRGAVLPTVAHGDVPVAAEGALLPESGVDLLASVLQWNPRRRPSAAEALQHSFFKEEPLPCAPAELMKPMPWMDAATVAGHAMPASALVREDRRDQPGSRGSQDGPSTTMQMAPGTTGRPSSATVPPAMQHVADIPSGVEVTVGAVSSACEGATAAAPLASASPNTFPGSSRNVVVSDIVGDRYQQAIGTRDYSGSDGDLAEEDEGEQRLQLHTRRSTRDQAEDDDDSDAEAERVGRQVRLLASQDRDA; encoded by the coding sequence ATGCAGGTCAACTCGCTCTTGGAGCGCATGCGAAAGGTGCGGCAGGagaaggccgccgccgctgccgccgctgccgccgcaccaccagcagtGACCAACGCGATCACCACCGTCTCTGCTGCAAACGCCGCGAGCAGAGACGCACCCGTGTCGAGCGTCGCTGACGCGGATACCGCGGGTAGTGGCGGCGGGGTCGTGTCGTCATCGTTGCTGACGGGTGTGACGGTGCCGGCCCCGCCGCCCGTGTTCGCCTCTCCGTCCTCGGCGCGGCTTGAGTACCGTGACAACGCAAAGGATCCACTCTGTGTGTCCTTCACATGCGACATGGTCGTGCCGGTCCTCAACACGCTCCTCAGCGATCACCAGCGCGGTTCACCGTCAAcggttgccgctgctgctgctgctgcttccgaAAGCCTTAATGGTGCCGTGGTGCCCATGATGAAGGAAGCGGTTGACAGCATTGACACGACTGGGGGCGATGCCCGTGACGTGAATACGTCGAGCAGTGCTTCTGCAAAGATCCCGGGCGCCGGCCGTgacagcagcgggagggagagccACCCTATTGTGGTGGCGAAGGCTGTCGTACGTCTTCGAGAGGTGCTGGCAGCGCAAGGGCCTCCGCCGATGCCCCAGAAGACGACAGTGGAGAGCGCGTCatccagcaccaccggcactgccactgctgctggcgcgtcGGTCTCTTCTCTTCACCCATCTAGCGCTTCCTTGTTTGATGATGCAGCGTACAATACTGCCTGCGCCATGGCCCGCGTTGATGTCTCCGGCGCCGTTCGACCCATCTGCCGGGATGTGAACTACTACACTCGCGTCGGCCGCATCTCACAGGGTGTGTACGGCGTCGTCTTCCGCGCGGTCACCACGGCGGACTacgagcggcagcatcggcaACAATCTCGCCACCGCGTGACTCGACAGGGCTCAGCCGCCTCGtcagccgctccaccgcgagcgcacgtgcgcacataTGCTCTGAAGCACATAAAAAAGATGTGGCTAGAGGACTCGCAGGTGGGGCTTCCGCCGTACTTGATGCGAGAGATcgatctgctgctgcggttgcaGCACCCCAACATCATGGGTGCGCTGGAGCTCGTCTTGCTAGACCCGACGCCGGTCCCGCGCCGCCTGGAATCACCACCCAAATCGtgctcgtcctcctcgtcgtcgtcggagtcacccccctcgtcctcgtcgtcggagTCGCCATCAACCGAGCAGCACACAGAGGAGGCCGTGGTGTGCGATCGCGCCCTTCGCCGGCTTCGCTCCACGGCGGAGGACACAACGGGGCAAAGCTTAGCGAAGAAGGAAAAGATCGACAACGCCGAAgagccactgccgcagcgggaggaggcCCGCCCCGCCACGCAAGCTCAAACTACAAGTGAGAAAGGCACTGCTCAGGACGCTGCTGTCACACGACCGctggccgccgtcggcgctgcaAGCAAGGCGAAGGACGTCTTCCTTGTAATGGACTACTGTCCCTACGACCTGGGGAGCTACATGCGGCGGTACGCGACTGTGGCAGAGctgcacggcgacggcggcgactgcAAGTCTTCTTATGCGAGTGCACAGGTGCCGTACTTCCACATCACCCCACGCAACGCGCATccgcaggcggcggtgagcTACGTGGCACGCGCCAAGTCCATTGTGTACCAAATCTTGCGCGCCGTGGCGTTTCTGCACGACAGCCGCATTCTCCACCGCGACCTGAAGACGTCGAACGTGCTGCTTGGCGAGGATGGCTACGTGAAGGTGTGCGACTTCGGCCTTGGTCGCCTCTACCGTGAAGGCCAGGCGCTCACCCCCACCGTTGTGACGCTCATGTATCGCGCGCCAGAGCTGCACTTTGGTGTCGTTGACTACTCTCATAAAATGGACATCTGGTCGGTCGGGTGCATCTTTGCCGAACTCTTCCTGCGACGCCCGCTTTTCCACGCCTCGACCGACAGTCACCACCTGCTGGCCGTGTGTGAGGTGCTAGGTATTCCGACGGAGGAGTCGTTCCCTGGTTTGTATCACCTTCCCCAGACGAAGACAATGAtgcagtcgctgccgcgctggaACCGCACGTCGCGGCTGGCGAGCCTCTTCCAACGTGGCGCTGTCCTCCCCACCGTAGCGCACGGCGATGTtccggtggcggcggagggtGCGCTGTTGCCTGAAAGCGGGGTGGATCTGCTCGCGTCGGTGCTGCAGTGGAacccgcgccgccgcccatcTGCCGCCGAGGCTCTGCAGCATTCATTCTTCAAGGAGGAACCGCTGCCATGTGCGCCGGCAGAGCTGATGAAGCCGATGCCGTGGATGGATGCTGCCACTGTTGCTGGTCATGCCATGCCCGCCTCAGCACTTGTTCGCGAGGATCGGCGCGATCAGCCTGGGAGCCGGGGGTCTCAGGATGGCCCTTCCACGACAATGCAGATGGCACCAGGTACAACTGGACGGCCGTCTTCGGCGACTGTACCACCAGCTATGCAGCATGTGGCAGACATTCCCAGCGGAGTGGAGGTGACTGTCGGAGCCGTCTCATCGGCGTGTGAAGGtgcgactgctgcagcgccgctggcgagcGCCTCACCAAATACGTTCCCTGGAAGCAGCCGTAACGTTGTCGTGAGCGACATTGTTGGCGACCGATACCAGCAGGCCATCGGTACCCGTGACtacagcggcagcgatgggGACCTcgcagaggaggacgaaGGGGAGcaacggctgcagctgcacacgcggcgcagcacgcggGACCAGGCCGAAGATGATGACGACAGTGATGCAGAGGCGGAGCGAGTGGGGCGACAAGTGCGGCTCCTCGCGAGCCAAGACCGAGATGCGTGA
- a CDS encoding small nuclear ribonucleoprotein protein,putative produces the protein MGKYSMLHNINKVLCVMLDDGRTVTGKLLVFDKHMNVILGDALEERPQSKKMAEEGVSSKRQLGLILLRGEHVVSVIVMKDSENGGSGAVANFGGAPKSAKATAVKRKRGA, from the coding sequence ATGGGCAAGTATAGCATGCTGCACAACATCAACAAGGTGTTGTGCGTTATGCTCGATGATGGCCGCACCGTCACCGGCAAACTGCTCGTCTTTGACAAGCACATGAATGTCATTCTTGGCGACGCGCTCGAGGAGCGGCCGCAGTCGAAGAagatggcggaggagggcgtcTCGTCCAAGCGCCAGCTGGGGCTTATCTTGCTGCGCGGCGAACACGTTGTGTCCGTCATAGTGATGAAGGATAGCGAGAATGGGGGAAGCGGGGCTGTGGCGAACTTTGGCGGCGCACCTAAGTCGGCGAAGGCAACCGCGGTGAAGCGCAAGCGCGGCGCGTAG